The nucleotide sequence taatttattcCAAAACAAACTATTTGAAGCACAATAGACATACTTGGGGTGCCACTTTTGTTTTCAAGTAGCGAGACATTTCACCACCAGAAATAGAAGGTACTTTTTGGCCTGGTACATCAACAAGGCAACGAATCTCGGTGCTGCTTATAGGATAAAACAATATCGGCGAAGGATCTGCCAATATTACATGCCCGTGATTTGCATATGGAAGCTGGCAATTCTCCAGAACCAAACCAACAAAACATGAAGGTATATCAacctacaaaaagaaaaataaaacatgaTTTTATATTCaagtaataaatatatatttcaatccattatcctttcttgtttttgtttattttacaaGATTTGCAGTTTATCTTCACCTTAGGATTGCAGAGAGAGTGCCGTAGGTTTGAATAGCATCCATCGCATACTATTGTGAGAGGCGCGTGTGCACTGAGTTCTAGATCACTACCTTTGGATTTATACTGCACCCCCTTGACAGTACCTTTTTCTTCCAGTAGAGATGTCACCGTTCCTTGTTCCAATCTTACACTGATGTCGAAATTTAAGAAATGACACACAAATGAGACTCCAGCAGAGTATGCAAATCTCCTTCATAATGAATCTCACATACCATGCATTATCCGATATTGTATAGATTCTTGTTAAATACATGGTTAGGTTTTGACAGTCTGACAACATAGCATGACAAACTTTCAAGCAAAGAGAACGTATTAAAGATACATTGCAATATGTAATCAAAGGATTTATCTTTGTATAGCAAAAACATACTGAACGTCAAATTATAACAGATACTTGAAATAGATGACTGAAGCAGAGGGAAAACTTTGTGTTTTCCAGACCTCTAAAACTTTGAATTATCCAACACATGGCGAGCCTACTGAAAAAAGAATACTAGGAAATATATTTGAAGGGAAAGGAAGAGTACTTGGGAAGAGATGAAGCTTTTTCCCGCATCCTTTGAATGAAACGCCCGTGGTGAAAGCTTCTCCCAGCCACATCAGGATGGAAGTTTTCCAAAGGATATGGCAGCTTGGTACTTTTTCCATCCTTGTAAAGGGCATATCCGAAAACCCGTTGAGCATCAATCTCATTTACACAATCTTCAACCAAACAGAAATATTAACAATTATCATATGTAGTTGTCTAACTCAAAGTGGAAATAAATGAGGAGGACAGTTATGGAACATTCATATAAGTCCTCAGGTTTATACTTCTTTGCTTACCCTCAAGGCCTAACTCAACTAATCTGAGATATCCCCCTGGTTGCAGCAGCTCGCCGACGATTCTGTCTGGCTCACTCAAGTCCCTTTCGATCACATGCACTCGGCGCCCATCCTGCGGTATGCAGACATTGTAAACAAAACAAAGCAATAGTAAGAAGACAAGACATGATAACTTAGATTTGTGCAAATTGTAAATATTATGATACTGATGTTACTATATACAATCtaacaaaaatatatgaaaagatTTTCCTTATGATCCAAAACTCAGATGATCTTGGAGACCCCAAACAGATCTCAAGGCGTTATCTTTAAGTTTTCTTCCCACCGAAGTAGAAATATAATCTCAGATAAAAGGAAACAATTacatattttaatgaacagatAAATAAAGAGTGATAACCATTAAATTTCGAAAGTCTTAAACCTCGTCAAGTTATATATCGCACAAATATAGAAAGAGGCATAGAATCCTTAGAGAGTGAGAGAATGTCACCTTCCCAAGAGTGTAAGCGAGCGccgaaccaacaaccccagcaccAACAACGATAATGTCTGCACTTTCAACCATCTTTGCCTCGTCGCAGGTTCCATTTTCACAGCTCTTCAAACAATTCCCATTTTGATGAGCTCTGGCCTTCTTCTGTCGTCTTAGACTGCACAAGAAAACAAACCCGAGCAGCGAGGCTATAACAGCACACACTATATTCAGGTAAACCATCTTCAAAGATCGTGAATTCGGTTAGAGAATATTAGTTCTTTTCAAGTGTTTGAGTTGGTTCTCAGACTTAAGTTGGCGCCTATATATAGTGAGCCAACTTTTTTAAAAaactattttttggttttgggaTAGAAACGTGGACAAGTTATGCGCCTACCACTGTAAACTATTTACCAGGCCAAATTGGAAGACCTGAAAGCAAGTCATTGTGTAAAAGACTGCGTAATTTAGTAAAATTTATTCCCCCCAAGACTTAGTGGAATCATTTGCAACTAAAATATACGTAATGTTTTGGCAAATGGGAGTTAAGGCCAGTCGGCTAAGACAATATACCATTCCTTTTACATATgagtttgagtttttttttttgtaaattagaaTATAGTTTTGAATGGAAATAACAATGTAACCGGAACTAAAAAAATGTTTGGAGGTTCTTgaacaataatgtaatttacttcacaaatataatttttatttcgCAACTATTATGATATTTATATGTTACAAGATAACAGAGTTATACGCTATAGTATTGCTAGGCACAACTTAATCTCTAACTCATTACAAATGTATATCATTAACATATTCACACGAGGCTGATTATAACCCTTTTCTCTTACATTTTGGAACTATTAGTGATCCTATAACAGAACCAGAAAATTTACATGGTCAGAGAGTAAGTGCATTGGAATGGCTATCCAAGTAAGACTTGATTTAGTCAGAGAGGGTTTGGTAAGTGTGGAAGTGGATCGTATATTATTATACAtagtataaaatattaatattttgccATGCAAAtgtcaaaaaaaacaaaattttctcTAGGTTTTGAAACCATGGGTGCCAAACAGGGGGTGACAACTGGAAATGTAAaactaaaacataaaaagacaagagaagaaaaaaaacaaacttcccTAATCCTCCTGTAAACTCCTGTAAACTAATTATAGCATATAATCATGACTGTTAGAATAATTATCTGTAAAAAATATGGGATTATGGATCAAGTCAGTatgaaatttgtttattttatttgaatatAATTGCAATTGGACAATGATACGATGAGAGCGTGTAAGTGATACAATGATGACTGATTCCTAACTATTGATGCATGCGAGACTCACTTGCATTTACGGTCAAGAATCATCCACGTTAGTAACTGACCTAGCAGTCCTTGCAATTATATAATACAAAGTGAGCATACTACATGAGGTGAAGAGAGCATGTAGCAATAGTTACATGGAAGAATCCAGGATTTGAAATTGTTACATGGAAGAATCTGTAATTATACAAACAAGCTTATATTAAAAGGTTGAGAAAGTGTTCTACGAGCCTACGACATTCTTTGTTTTCGGTTTTCTGAGTATCTTGTTTATACCGGAGGAAATCTGCGTGCAGGGAAGAACATTTGTCTTACTCCTTCAGTGTTGATTATGGGCAGAATGATTCTTAAAGCTTCCTgcaaaattataataaatagctttccaaaaaaaaaaaaaaaaaaaaaaaagggtaaattacatagtagcccctcaggtttgaggtctattacaaccccatataacaactttaaaacatttcactttcatacatctagtaccattttatttcaaaatagcacatccgttagattttacatccattagtctgttaaatgctgacgtgactgccacatttgtgctgatgtggctgccacatggcaaatttttttttttaatttaaaaaaaatctaaatcttctaaatattaaaaaaaaaaaaaaaaaactagaaaaaccCGAAACCTAGATCCCTTCATTCCCCCCCCACCCTTCTGCAACTCCCAAAATCCTCTCTTCTCCCCGCAACCCCCAAACCCATAACTTTCACTCGCTCTTCTCTCTTCCCTCGAGACAAAAGAAATGGGTCAGGGAACACCTGGTGGGTTGAATCGACAAGGTCTACCGGGCGACCGTAAGCCCGATGGGAACgacaagaaagagaagaagtttGAGCCGGCAGCTTCGCCTGCCCGAGTTGGCCGTAAACAGCTCAAGCAGAAGGGTCCCGAAGCTGCGGCACGGCTCCCGACGGTGACCCGCTGATATAGTGCAAGCTTCAGGAACCAGGAGCGGCTCAAGCCGCAGGAGGAGAAAGCCGAATCAAGGACTATCTCCTCATGGCGGAGGAGTTCGTCACAAACCAGGAGCGGTTCAAGCCGCAGGAGGAGAAAGCCGAGGAAGACAGATCTAAAGTTGACGATCTCCGAGGCTCACCGATGAGCGTGGGGAATCTGGAAGAGTTAATTGATGAGAATCACGCCATTATTTCGTCCTCCGTCGGTCCTGAGTACTACGTTGGGATATTGATGAGAATCATGCCATTGTTTCGTTCTCCGTGGGTCTTTAGGGTTTTTGATTGATTTGCAatgattgggtttttttttttcttctttcttttctttctaggttgcagggaagaagatgaagatgggggatatAGGTTTGGGGGTTGCGGGGAGAAGAGAGGATTTTGGGAGTTGCAGAAgggtggggggggggaaggAAGGGATCTGGGTTTCGggtttttctagttttttttttatttttaattttaatatttagaagatttagatttatttttttttaaattaaaaaagaatttttttgccatgtggcagccacatcagcacaaatgtggcagccacgtcagcatttaacagactaatggatgtaaaatctaacggaggtgttattttgaaataaaatggtactggatgtatgaaagtgaaatgttttaaagttgttgtacgAGATTGTATTAGACCttaaacctgaggggctactatttaatttacccaaaaaataaatacatataaggCTGTTCATCTATCTATTACATATAAAGCCAGAAGACAATAAAATGGGAATCATTCATAATTCCCAAACTACCCTTAACTATGAtttcaaaatcaatttaatttaaaaaaaaaaatccaaacaaacAATTTATCGTcaaagcgaatttgaactatattattgctagcaTACTATGAGGCTTAACCCACTCTTTCACCCTTAGTGTAGAtcatattgtttgttaaaagaaaaaaaaaattagaaattgtggtggacagttttttttttcctttatttctttaatttttaaaacaaaaataaaaaaataaaaaccacaaGTAAAACAAAAATTGTAGAGCAAATTGTCACATTCATAAGCGTGTGGTAAGATGCTAgtttatttataaattctgaaatGAAATGGCGGTTAATTGTGAAAACCAGTCACAAGACAAGACGTTACTAATTTacaacccaattttttttttactctctcCGCTTAATATCATAATgctgttttttaaatttttttttgttgtcaaaGTAATGTTGTTTTGATTCAGTTGGAATCATAGTATTATGGAACTCGTTAGGACTCCAATGATCATCATGTGTGTTGCGAAATTTTTTTGGAACAAGAGTCGGGTTTTGCAGCATCTTACTTTCttaggtggtttggacatgtgaaacaaGACTTATAGACGCTTCGGTTAGAATATGTAATTATGAGACAAAGCCagagccaaaggggtagagaAGGACCTAAGAAGACTTGGAAGGAGATTCTAAGAAAACACTTGGACTATTTGGATTCAGGGTCATCTCTAACATTTTGGAGGTCATGTgcgaattcaataaaaaaaccttccttaattaaaaaaaaaaagaacaatataTTCATACAGGATTCAACAATCGATATTCAAACTTAATTGGATTCAACATCTCACTCTTACAAAATGAATCATCTTTAATTGCCATTAAAACATGATTTAGGGTTCATCCATAAAATATAGAGCATGAAATCATGattttgtgtatttgtggaAAAAAGTAATACACAAGTTAGTTTTTTATTGCTAAATACACAAGCTTCTATATTGCTagagaaaagtgagaaattaatataatatatgtagctagaaaatttatattcatatgtaaTATATAGGAGGGTAAAATATTTTGGGGCCCCTCTGTGCCATTGCACCTTTTGTATACCCC is from Malus sylvestris chromosome 5, drMalSylv7.2, whole genome shotgun sequence and encodes:
- the LOC126623291 gene encoding squalene monooxygenase SE2-like; protein product: MVYLNIVCAVIASLLGFVFLCSLRRQKKARAHQNGNCLKSCENGTCDEAKMVESADIIVVGAGVVGSALAYTLGKDGRRVHVIERDLSEPDRIVGELLQPGGYLRLVELGLEDCVNEIDAQRVFGYALYKDGKSTKLPYPLENFHPDVAGRSFHHGRFIQRMREKASSLPNVRLEQGTVTSLLEEKGTVKGVQYKSKGSDLELSAHAPLTIVCDGCYSNLRHSLCNPKVDIPSCFVGLVLENCQLPYANHGHVILADPSPILFYPISSTEIRCLVDVPGQKVPSISGGEMSRYLKTKVAPQVPPELYAAFMAAADKGNIKSMPNRSMPAAPRPTPGVLLMGDAVNMRHPLTGGGMTVALSDIVVLRNLLRPLHNLNDAPALCKYLESFYTLRKPVASTINTLAGALYRVFCASPDPARMEMRQACFDYLSLGGVFSNGPLALLSGLNPQPLSLVLHFFAVAVYAIGRLLLPFPCPKRMWIGARLVLGASGIIFPIINSEGVRQMFFPVTVASYYRTPPIN